TCTTTCCAACCCATCGACCCGGCGATTTTGAACGCCATTTCCGACGAGTCCACATCATGGTACGAGCCATCGAACGCGGTGACCTTAAAGTCGAGCACCGGGTAGCCGGCCAGGATGCCGCTCTGTGACGACTCGCGGATGCCTTCCTGAACCGCCTTCGAGTACTCCTTGGGTACCTTGCCCCCGACGATCTTCCATTCAAAGATGAAGCCGGTGCCGGGCTCTTGCGGCTCGACCCGGAGCCAGATGTCGCCGTATTGACCTTTACCACCCGACTGCCGGACGAATTTGCCTTGCTTTTCGACCGTCTTCGTGATGGCTTCTTTGTATGCAACCTGCGGTTTGCCGACGTTGGCCTCGACTTTAAACTCGCGTCGCAGGCGGTCGAGAATGATTTCGAGGTGGAGCTCACCCATGCCGGCGATAATCGTCTGCTGGGTTTCTTCGTCGGTGCGCATGCGGAACGTCGGATCTTCTTGCGCCAAACGCGTTAGCGCGATGCCGAGTTTGTCCTGATCGCCCTTGGTCTTCGGCTCGATCGCTTGCGAAATGACCGGTTCGGGGAAGGTGATCGACTCGAGCGTGATCGGCGTTTTCTCATCGCAGAGCGTGTCGCCGGTACGCGTGTCGGTCAGACCGACCGCCGCGGCGATGTCGCCCGCGCCTATGCTATCGATATCTTCGCGATGGTTGGCGTGCATGCGCAAAATGCGCCCGATGCGTTCCTTGCGCCCGCTGCGCGAGTTCAGTACGTAGCTGCCCTTGTTCAACACACCGGAATACACCCGGAAATACGTCAAGTTGCCATACGGATCGGTCGCGATCTTGAACGCAAGCGCGCAGAACGGCTGCTCGTCGGACGCTTTGCGCGTCATCTCGTCGCCGGTCTTTGGATCTTTGCCGATAATGGGTTTGGCATCGATCGGCGACGGCATGTACTCGACGACGGCGTCGAGCAGCGGCTGTATGCCCTTGTTCTTGAATGCGGAACCGCACAGCATCGGCAGCACGCTGCCTTCGATCGTAGCGCGGCGCAACGCCGCCTTCATGCGATCGATCGGCAAGTCCTTACCGTCGAAAAACATCTCGAGCAGCTCGTCATCTTGTTCGGCGATCGCTTCGACCAGCGACTGGCGCCACTTGAGCGCGACCTCACGCAGCTCGCCGGTGACTTCTTCTTCGGAGTCCATGGTCGAACCGAGATCGTCGGTGTAGACGGTCTTTTTCATCGTGAATAAGTCGACGATTCCCTGGAAGTTGTCCTCGGCGCCGATCGGCACTTGAATCGGGACGGCGCGACCGCCCAGACGTTCGCGAATCTTGTCGACGACGTTGAAGAAGTCGGCGCCCATGCGATCCATCTTGTTGACGAAGATGATGCGCGGAACCTTATACTTATTGGCTTGGCGCCAGACCGTTTCCGACTGGGGCTGCACCGCGGCAACCGAATCGAACAGCGCGACTAAACCATCGAGCACGCGCAGCGAGCGCTCGACTTCTACGGTAAAATCGACGTGTCCGGGCGTATCGATGATGTTAATACGCGTGTCGCGCCACGTCGTCGCCGTTGCGGCCGACGTGATCGTGATACCGCGTTCTTGTTCTTGCACCATCCAGTCCATCGTGGCGGCGCCGTCGTGGACTTCGCCGATCTTGTGGACGCGGCCGGTGTAGAACAGAATACGTTCGGTACAGGTCGTTTTGCCGGCATCGATGTGCGCGGCAATGCCGATGTTCCTCGTTCGTTCGAGGGGAAAATCCCTTGTTGCCATGGTGTTTGGTGTGTTTTACGTTTTACCAGCGATAGTGTGCGAAGGCTTTGTTGGCCTCCGCCATTTTGTGCGTGTCTTCGCGCTTCTTGATCGTCGCGCCGGTATTGTTGGACGCGTCGAGCAGTTCGTTCGCGAGTTTTTCTTCCATCGAGCGGCCGGCGCGCGAGCGGGCGAACCCGATCAGCCAGCGCATGGCCATCGCTTGACGGCGGTCCGGACGGACTTCCATCGGAACTTGGTAGGTTGCGCCGCCGACGCGCCGCGGACGAACTTCGACCAACGGCATCGCGTTGGAAAGCGCCTGCGAAAACACGTCCATCGGGTCGCGTCCGGTTTTCTCGGACACGATGGTGAGCGCGGCATACGTAATGTTCTCGGCAGTCGACTTCTTGCCGCGCAGCATCACTTTGTTGATGAACCGTGCGAGGACTTTCGAATTGAACTTTCCGTCGGGCAGAATCTGCCGTTTGACTGCGGGCCCTTTACGCGGCATTACTTCTTCACCGTTCGCTTGGCGCCGTACTTCGAACGGCCTTGCTTGCGGTTTGCGGTCCCGGCGGTGTCGAGGGTTCCGCGGATGATGTGGTAGCGAACGCCCGGCAAATCTTTCACGCGGCCGCCGCGCACGAGCACGACCGAATGCTCTTGCAGGTTGTGGCCGATGCCCGGGATGTATGCCGTGACTTCTTCACCGTTGGTCAAACGGACGCGAGCGACTTTGCGCAGCGCGGAGTTCGGCTTCTTGGGCGTGACGGTTTTGACTTGGGTGCAAACGCCGCGGCGCTGCGGATTGCCGGCCACTTCGAACTGACGCGTCGGTAGATCCGGATGCCCCGGCTTGGGACCGGTCAGGATGACTCGGAACGCGCGGGTCTTGACCTTTTTCTCGGTTTTTTCGCGACCGCGGCGAACCAGCTGATTGATAGTGGGCAAAATCGCTCCCTAACACAGTAAAACACGGCCTCCACCCCAAGACCGAAGCCTCGGGAAACCTCGGGAGCGCCCCCGGCACCGCGCCGGGACCCCGAGTGGGGCCGAACCTCGGCAGTCTACCACGAGCGCGGCGGAAGCGTCAACGAGCGGCGCTAGGATGCGCCGTCCGTGGCACGTGTAATTTCGCCGGCAATTTCGGCCGCACTAAAGCCGCGCTGGCGTAGGCCGCGCACGAAACGCTCGGCCGCTTCTTGCAAGCCTTCGCGCCGGTCGGCCCGCGCCGACTCGGGTGCCCGATCGGCGACGCGGGTTCCGCGCCGGCCCTCGCTGACGATCCATCCCTCGGCTTGCATATCGGTGTAGGCGCGCGCCACCGTGTTGGGAGCGATCCGCAAATCGCCGGCCAGTTGGCGAACCGTCGGCAGCAGTGCGCCGGCCGCCAGCGTTCCCGATTCGATCGCGCCGCGTAACTGTTCGGCAATCTGGCGATACGGTGGCGTCTCGAGCCGTTCATCGACGTAGAGAAACGGCTCGTGGTTCGCGTCAGGCAATGTCCCGCTCGAACTTTACTGCCGAGCGCCGGGCGATTACGAAGGCCCCCAGGACGGCGGCGAGCAGAGCAGCTTCGGCGATCCATGACGCCACATCGCTCGACCGGCGATAAGAGTCCGCGACGAAAGGGATACTGGAAGCGACCAGAGCGGTCGCCGGCGCGCAGGCCAACGTGGCCATATTGGTCACGCGTAGCACGCGCAGACGCTCGTCGACCGCATACTCCATCTTCGGATCGTCACCAAGTAGGAGCGCACGACCGGCCGCGATTTGCCAGGCGATCCAAGCGAGAATCGCAGTAGCGACCGCGATCACGATCACGACGAGCGGATGCATTCCCGGAGAGGCAAGGACGACACCCGTGAACGCCGCGCCCACGGTCAAGTACAGGAACGGCGGTATTGCCTGCAACGGCGAGCGCGGGACCAGCGCTGCAGCTCTGCGGTGAACGGCACGGCGCATTCCACTGAAGCAGATGAGTTCCGAAGCCGCCAGGCCCAAACAAAACAGCGCGTAGGGAATCGCAAACGGGACGGCCGGGATGAGTTCGACGATCGCCAGCAAGATGGCAAGGATCCCGACCGAACGCCGCCACGGAACCGCGCTGCCTTCTGCCGCGCGGCGAGCCGCCAGCGTGCGTTCGAGCCGCGCGACTTGGTCCGGCGTCAACCCCTCCGGCGTGCGAAAAAAGCAAGTCGCTCCGGCGCCCCACCACCCAAGGCT
This genomic window from Candidatus Tumulicola sp. contains:
- the fusA gene encoding elongation factor G; the encoded protein is MATRDFPLERTRNIGIAAHIDAGKTTCTERILFYTGRVHKIGEVHDGAATMDWMVQEQERGITITSAATATTWRDTRINIIDTPGHVDFTVEVERSLRVLDGLVALFDSVAAVQPQSETVWRQANKYKVPRIIFVNKMDRMGADFFNVVDKIRERLGGRAVPIQVPIGAEDNFQGIVDLFTMKKTVYTDDLGSTMDSEEEVTGELREVALKWRQSLVEAIAEQDDELLEMFFDGKDLPIDRMKAALRRATIEGSVLPMLCGSAFKNKGIQPLLDAVVEYMPSPIDAKPIIGKDPKTGDEMTRKASDEQPFCALAFKIATDPYGNLTYFRVYSGVLNKGSYVLNSRSGRKERIGRILRMHANHREDIDSIGAGDIAAAVGLTDTRTGDTLCDEKTPITLESITFPEPVISQAIEPKTKGDQDKLGIALTRLAQEDPTFRMRTDEETQQTIIAGMGELHLEIILDRLRREFKVEANVGKPQVAYKEAITKTVEKQGKFVRQSGGKGQYGDIWLRVEPQEPGTGFIFEWKIVGGKVPKEYSKAVQEGIRESSQSGILAGYPVLDFKVTAFDGSYHDVDSSEMAFKIAGSMGWKEANRTAGPILLEPLMKVEVTTPREYMGGITGDLIRRRGVIQSTEEAPGGVQVILANIPLSEMFGYATDMRSATQGRATYTMEFSHYEKAPRSVEEEIVAKASGKKAGAA
- the rpsL gene encoding 30S ribosomal protein S12 encodes the protein MPTINQLVRRGREKTEKKVKTRAFRVILTGPKPGHPDLPTRQFEVAGNPQRRGVCTQVKTVTPKKPNSALRKVARVRLTNGEEVTAYIPGIGHNLQEHSVVLVRGGRVKDLPGVRYHIIRGTLDTAGTANRKQGRSKYGAKRTVKK
- a CDS encoding GntR family transcriptional regulator, coding for MPDANHEPFLYVDERLETPPYRQIAEQLRGAIESGTLAAGALLPTVRQLAGDLRIAPNTVARAYTDMQAEGWIVSEGRRGTRVADRAPESARADRREGLQEAAERFVRGLRQRGFSAAEIAGEITRATDGAS
- the rpsG gene encoding 30S ribosomal protein S7 — protein: MPRKGPAVKRQILPDGKFNSKVLARFINKVMLRGKKSTAENITYAALTIVSEKTGRDPMDVFSQALSNAMPLVEVRPRRVGGATYQVPMEVRPDRRQAMAMRWLIGFARSRAGRSMEEKLANELLDASNNTGATIKKREDTHKMAEANKAFAHYRW